In a single window of the Necator americanus strain Aroian chromosome X, whole genome shotgun sequence genome:
- a CDS encoding hypothetical protein (NECATOR_CHRX.G22025.T1): MIRQRISLYDAFEILGVWEVAFDSDHRQLLSLMLRCQQRSRGAQHQPKLDQAYLRVDECNKNREYGWTPRAKEFERTWEDKNPKEPYALPR; the protein is encoded by the coding sequence ATGATCCGGCAAAGAATATCTCTTTACGATGCATTCGAAATTCTAGGTGTGTGGGAAGTTGCATTCGATTCCGATCACCGCCAACTTCTCAGCTTAATGCTACGGTGCCAGCAAAGGAGTCGCGGAGCCCAACATCAACCAAAGCTCGACCAAGCATATCTGAGAGTTGACGAGTGCAATAAGAATCGTGAGTACGGATGGACgccaagagcgaaggagtttgaaaggacgtgggaggacaagaacccaaAGGAACCCTATGCTCTACCAAGatag
- a CDS encoding hypothetical protein (NECATOR_CHRX.G22023.T2), with protein MLKCPAAFREYNSIVVSLAVDEEAPRWCQDNIGKTVIDSSSHDVADNEVEQERRNAVGQLYTVRRVPDRKRSRIIIKIKKHSTSRCTDLDKVASTEMWNKQCSEKITREDVYWTLHIHFYFTYLINLINAFNLLFRAARISSRETVRLAPHVAGVHGRDSFAVFISKHKSEQK; from the exons ATGCTGAAGTGTCCcgctgctttccgcgaatataacagcATCGTCGTCTCACTCGCGGTAGATGAAGAGGCACCCAGATGGTGCCAAGACAATATCGGCAAGACAGTGATCGAcagttcttcgcatgatgtcgcCGATaacgaagttgaacaggaacg AAGAAACGCTGTAGGACAACTAT ATACCGTGCGACGTGTGCCAGATCGAAAAAGATCAAGAATAATAATCAAGATAAAAAAGCATTCAACCTCTCGATGCACTGATCTAGACAAG GTAGCTAGTACGGAAATGTGGAACAAACAGTGCAGTGAGAAGATAACACGGGAAGATGTTTATTGGACCTTACATATacacttttattttacatatcTAATAAATCTAATAAATGCTTTTAATCTTCTATTTCGAGCAGCAAGGATCTCGAGCAGAGAGACTGTTCGATTAGCTCCACATGTTGCTGGAGTTCACGGTCGCGATTCCTTTGCCGTCTTCATCTCCAAGCACAAGTCTGAGCAAAAATGA
- a CDS encoding hypothetical protein (NECATOR_CHRX.G22026.T1) translates to MENDYSSLVEEFGSTSSRSAFVRLRKRRGQTPDSQQAVIVGIDASAKTRLEQQSDVVGKWLYRTESSIGSRK, encoded by the exons ATGGAGAACGATTACAGTagcctggtggaggaatttggctcaacctCGTCAAGaagcgcctttgtacgactgagAAAGCGCAGAGGACAAACTCCAGATA GCCAACAGGCGGTaattgtcggaattgatgcGAGTGCAAAGACaagacttgaacaacaatctgATGTGGTTGGGAAATGGTTGTATCGCACCGAATCAAGCATCGGGTCACGGAAGTAG
- a CDS encoding hypothetical protein (NECATOR_CHRX.G22026.T2), which yields MENDYSSLVEEFGSTSSRSAFVRLRKRRGQTPDSQQAVIVGIDASAKTRLEQQSDVVGKWLYRTESSIGRNHLRHQLVWEKTSPSMPKKQQKRKMPSVKLQLNYDPAKNISLRCIRNSSLMLRCQQRSRGAQHQPKLDQAYLRVDECNKNREYGWTPRAKEFERTWEDKNPKEPYALPR from the exons ATGGAGAACGATTACAGTagcctggtggaggaatttggctcaacctCGTCAAGaagcgcctttgtacgactgagAAAGCGCAGAGGACAAACTCCAGATA GCCAACAGGCGGTaattgtcggaattgatgcGAGTGCAAAGACaagacttgaacaacaatctgATGTGGTTGGGAAATGGTTGTATCGCACCGAATCAAGCATCGG GAGGAATCACCTGCGGCATCAGTTAGTGTGGGAAAAGACATCACCTTCAATGCcaaaaaagcagcagaagcGGAAAATGCCGTCCGTTAAGCTTCAGCTCAATTATGATCCGGCAAAGAATATCTCTTTACGATGCATTCGAAATTCTAG CTTAATGCTACGGTGCCAGCAAAGGAGTCGCGGAGCCCAACATCAACCAAAGCTCGACCAAGCATATCTGAGAGTTGACGAGTGCAATAAGAATCGTGAGTACGGATGGACgccaagagcgaaggagtttgaaaggacgtgggaggacaagaacccaaAGGAACCCTATGCTCTACCAAGatag
- a CDS encoding hypothetical protein (NECATOR_CHRX.G22023.T1) → MLKCPAAFREYNSIVVSLAVDEEAPRWCQDNIGKTVIDSSSHDVADNEVEQERSCHCPCLTPVTTSNGVVCPAGTRTAAVVR, encoded by the coding sequence ATGCTGAAGTGTCCcgctgctttccgcgaatataacagcATCGTCGTCTCACTCGCGGTAGATGAAGAGGCACCCAGATGGTGCCAAGACAATATCGGCAAGACAGTGATCGAcagttcttcgcatgatgtcgcCGATaacgaagttgaacaggaacggtcctgccactgcccttGTCTTACCCCAGTTACCACCTCGAATGGTGTTGTATGCCCGGCTGGtactcgaactgcagcagtagttcgttga
- a CDS encoding hypothetical protein (NECATOR_CHRX.G22024.T2) gives MISVAYITYRNCTGIVPADYTVGTTGKFLVDAFPGYLVCDRELQQHVELIEQSVRSRFLLLEYLLMYHDISVLSHEEKLSHFSTYDNDDGSCTLGKIVYTAYRSARVICGDYARRSTDLRLETKTAKESRLNSATVS, from the exons ATGAT ATCAGTCGCGTACATTACTTACCGCAATTGCACTGGGATAGTTCCTGCTGACTATACTGTTGGCACTACTGGAAAGTTTCTTGTGGACGCTTTTCCAGGTtattt GGTCTGTGACCGTGAACTCCAGCAACACGTGGAGTTGATCGAACAGTCTGTCCGCTCGCGGTTCTTGCTGCTTGAG TATTTACTGATGTATCACGATATTTCCGTCCTATCTCATGAGGAGAAGCTTT CTCACTTCTCCACCTACGACAACGACGACGGAAGCTGCACTCTCGGAAAAATCGTATACACTGCTTATCGCAGTGCTCGGGTCATTTGTGGTGATTATGCCCGTCGGAGTACTG ACTTGCGCTTGGAGACGAAGACGGCAAAGGAATCGCGCCTGAACTCCGCAACAGTGAGCTAA
- a CDS encoding hypothetical protein (NECATOR_CHRX.G22024.T1), with amino-acid sequence MISVAYITYRNCTGIVPADYTVGTTGKFLVDAFPGYLVCDRELQQHVELIEQSVRSRFLLLEKFYGKPHTIF; translated from the exons ATGAT ATCAGTCGCGTACATTACTTACCGCAATTGCACTGGGATAGTTCCTGCTGACTATACTGTTGGCACTACTGGAAAGTTTCTTGTGGACGCTTTTCCAGGTtattt GGTCTGTGACCGTGAACTCCAGCAACACGTGGAGTTGATCGAACAGTCTGTCCGCTCGCGGTTCTTGCTGCTTGAG AAATTCTACGGAAAACCACACACAATATTCTAA